In Amycolatopsis coloradensis, one genomic interval encodes:
- a CDS encoding MaoC family dehydratase produces the protein MTETPLSIEALPQGFRRLEANRYREVVGLGFDDLQEGMVIEHRPGRTVTEYDNVLFCAVTGNVAPIHTDAEFARQTPWQRPLVCGTITLGIAVGMTTRTFSGMTVANLSLDNAKFTSPVFAGDTLYTVSTVTGLRRSRSKPDMGIVSLSTKGFVADREVLGFDRSFVLPVNITSQRDLFSY, from the coding sequence GTGACAGAAACACCGCTGAGCATCGAGGCGCTTCCGCAAGGCTTCCGCCGCTTGGAGGCGAACCGCTACCGGGAAGTGGTCGGACTCGGTTTCGACGACCTGCAGGAAGGGATGGTGATCGAACACCGCCCCGGACGCACCGTCACCGAATACGACAACGTGCTCTTCTGCGCGGTGACCGGAAACGTGGCCCCGATCCACACCGACGCCGAGTTCGCCCGGCAGACCCCCTGGCAGCGCCCGCTGGTGTGCGGCACGATCACGCTCGGCATCGCCGTCGGGATGACGACGAGGACGTTCAGCGGCATGACGGTGGCGAATCTTTCGCTGGACAACGCCAAGTTCACCTCGCCGGTGTTCGCCGGGGACACGCTCTACACCGTCAGCACCGTGACCGGCCTTCGCCGCTCCAGGTCGAAGCCCGACATGGGGATCGTTTCCCTCAGCACCAAGGGCTTCGTGGCGGATCGGGAAGTACTGGGTTTCGACCGGTCCTTCGTGCTCCCGGTGAACATCACTTCGCAGCGCGACCTGTTCTCGTATTGA